The Bacteroidota bacterium genome has a window encoding:
- a CDS encoding response regulator transcription factor: MKTFPDTTLTIVAPAWAQAWLRQLAAPLTFRMTAPEEIGQQEPALLLFLVPTHAALFERQMREWTARWPACRFIGWTAAHRPDDSDIFRLLNAGVQALLPETSDSEDLYRACRDVLQGDIHLNCHVTQAMLHFLRRQQILKTKSADGLMSPRECRMVELRREGKTAEEIADRLCLSRKTVDKLFCELYRKTGTRNFFELLKEYEQRAYQPWAGPGSTEPFPATNSLR, translated from the coding sequence ATGAAAACATTCCCCGACACCACCCTGACCATCGTCGCGCCGGCCTGGGCGCAGGCTTGGTTGCGACAATTGGCTGCGCCCCTGACCTTCCGGATGACCGCGCCGGAAGAGATCGGGCAGCAGGAGCCGGCACTACTCCTGTTTCTTGTGCCGACGCATGCTGCCTTGTTCGAACGACAGATGCGCGAATGGACAGCACGCTGGCCCGCTTGCCGGTTCATCGGCTGGACCGCCGCGCATCGTCCCGACGATTCAGACATCTTCCGACTGCTCAATGCGGGCGTACAGGCCCTGTTACCCGAAACTTCCGACAGCGAAGACCTCTACCGGGCTTGTCGCGACGTGTTGCAGGGCGACATCCACCTCAACTGCCATGTGACGCAGGCGATGCTGCATTTCCTCCGGCGGCAGCAAATCCTGAAAACAAAAAGCGCCGACGGTCTCATGAGTCCCCGTGAATGCCGCATGGTCGAACTGCGGCGGGAAGGAAAGACCGCGGAAGAGATCGCCGATCGCCTCTGCCTGAGCCGGAAGACGGTCGATAAACTCTTCTGCGAGCTTTACAGGAAAACGGGTACCCGGAACTTTTTCGAACTGCTGAAAGAGTACGAACAACGGGCCTATCAACCCTGGGCCGGTCCCGGGAGTACGGAGCCTTTTCCGGCTACGAACTCTTTGAGATAA
- a CDS encoding pyruvate carboxylase: protein MDRIQKLLVANRGEIAIRVLRAASELGIRTVAVFTYEDRYSLHRLKADEAYQIGQDSDPLKPYLDIEEILRVAKLNKVQAIHPGYGFLSENVQFARRCREEGIIFVGPDPEVMEQLGDKVRSKEVARACGVPVIEDNKERLEDISMALKEARRIGYPIIFKASAGGGGRGMRVIRQEEELEKAFTEARREAGNAFGDDTIFIEKYVDDPKHIEVQILGDRHGNIVHLFERDCSVQRRFQKVVEIAPAPRLRQETREALYRHALAIATKVGYNNAGTVEFLVDHAENVFFIEVNPRIQVEHTVTEEVTGIDLVRSQILIADGQPLHSSIIDIQGQDKIRCNGFAIQCRITTEDPQNEFKPDYGTIIAYRHAGGYGIRLDEGSSYQGVKVSPFFDSMLVKVTAKGRTLKGTGKRLYRALSEFRIRGVKTNIEFLQNVITHPVFEAGEVTVRFIEKHPDLFQVRAKQDQGTKLLRYLADVLVNGHPDVPKPDPSRVFQHAVVPSWDRSVKAQSGTKQRLDELGPEKFAAWMKEQAGVQFTDTTLRDAHQSLLATRVRTQDMLRVAEAFAQHHPQLFSMEVWGGATFDVALRFLHEDPWKRLQLLRSAIPNILLQMLIRGANAVGYTSYPDNLVEKFIEKSWENGVDVFRIFDSLNWIKSMEVSIRAVRERTGGLAEACICYTGDLLDPKRSKYNLHYYLDMARRLEDAGAHVLGIKDMAGLLKPYAAEVLVKELRKAVSLPIHLHTHDTSGIQSATLLKAIESGVHVVDVALASLSGLTSQPNFNVLAEALRNTPHATNFNIDSLNAFSNYWETVREYYYPFESGLMAGTAEVYKHEIPGGQYSNLKPQAISLGLADRMDDIKKAYEEVNLLFGDIVKVTPSSKVVGDLAMFMVTNKLTKEDLFTRGETLSFPESVKGMLRGDLGQPDGGWPKELQRIVLKDEQPYTDLPNAHLPPVDFEKEFETFQKQYDNYQGFSDFLSWKFYPKVFDEYYRFRKQYGDVSSLPTVNFFYGMKPNEEILVDIGTGKTLLIRLLYVAAETDDNGNRAVFFRLNGQTRSVEVKDRKAQVKKVTNPKASGADQIGAPLQGRLSKVFVKGGEAVKKNTPLFTIEAMKMETTITAPRDLTVKQVSLSEGSMVETDDLVVSVG from the coding sequence ATGGACCGTATCCAGAAATTGCTGGTCGCCAACCGCGGCGAAATCGCTATTCGTGTATTGCGTGCAGCCTCCGAACTCGGCATTCGCACCGTCGCGGTATTCACGTACGAAGACCGTTACTCGCTCCACCGTTTAAAAGCCGACGAAGCGTATCAGATCGGACAGGACAGCGATCCGCTGAAGCCCTACCTCGATATCGAAGAGATCCTGCGTGTCGCGAAGCTGAACAAGGTACAGGCGATCCATCCCGGCTATGGTTTTCTCTCGGAGAACGTCCAGTTCGCGCGTCGTTGCCGGGAAGAAGGCATCATTTTCGTCGGCCCCGATCCGGAAGTCATGGAACAACTGGGCGACAAAGTCCGCTCGAAAGAAGTGGCACGTGCCTGTGGAGTACCGGTCATCGAAGACAACAAGGAACGACTGGAAGATATTTCGATGGCGTTGAAAGAGGCGCGGCGCATCGGCTATCCGATCATCTTCAAGGCCAGTGCCGGCGGCGGCGGACGCGGAATGCGGGTCATCCGGCAGGAGGAGGAATTGGAAAAAGCCTTCACTGAAGCGCGCCGCGAAGCAGGCAATGCCTTCGGCGACGATACCATCTTCATCGAAAAATACGTCGACGACCCGAAGCATATCGAAGTGCAGATCCTCGGCGACCGGCACGGTAACATCGTCCATCTGTTCGAACGCGACTGCAGCGTACAGCGTCGATTCCAGAAAGTGGTCGAGATCGCGCCGGCTCCGCGTCTGCGGCAGGAAACACGCGAAGCGCTCTATCGTCATGCACTCGCCATCGCGACGAAGGTCGGTTACAACAACGCCGGCACGGTGGAATTCCTGGTCGACCACGCGGAGAATGTCTTTTTCATCGAAGTGAATCCGCGCATCCAGGTCGAGCACACGGTCACCGAAGAAGTGACCGGCATCGATCTCGTCCGCAGCCAGATCCTGATCGCGGACGGACAACCCCTGCATTCCTCCATCATCGATATCCAGGGACAGGATAAGATCCGCTGCAATGGGTTCGCCATCCAGTGCCGCATCACCACGGAAGATCCGCAGAACGAATTCAAGCCCGACTACGGCACCATCATCGCTTACCGGCATGCCGGCGGCTATGGCATCCGACTCGACGAAGGCAGTTCCTACCAGGGCGTGAAAGTGTCGCCTTTCTTCGACTCCATGCTTGTGAAAGTCACGGCCAAGGGACGCACACTGAAAGGCACCGGGAAGCGTTTGTACCGTGCCCTGTCGGAATTCCGAATCCGTGGCGTGAAGACCAACATCGAGTTCCTGCAGAATGTGATCACGCATCCGGTGTTCGAAGCCGGGGAAGTGACCGTACGTTTCATTGAAAAGCACCCGGACCTTTTCCAGGTACGCGCCAAACAGGACCAGGGCACCAAGCTGCTGCGTTACCTGGCCGACGTACTGGTGAACGGCCATCCCGACGTACCGAAGCCGGACCCCAGCCGTGTGTTCCAACACGCGGTGGTTCCTTCCTGGGATCGTAGTGTAAAAGCGCAATCCGGAACCAAGCAACGCCTCGACGAATTGGGGCCGGAGAAGTTCGCCGCGTGGATGAAAGAACAAGCTGGCGTTCAATTCACCGACACCACGCTCCGGGACGCGCACCAGTCGCTGCTTGCCACCCGGGTGCGCACGCAGGACATGCTGCGCGTAGCCGAAGCCTTTGCTCAGCACCATCCGCAGCTCTTTTCGATGGAAGTCTGGGGCGGTGCGACCTTCGACGTAGCGCTCCGCTTCTTACACGAAGACCCGTGGAAGCGTTTACAATTGCTCCGTTCGGCTATTCCGAACATTCTCCTGCAAATGCTCATCCGCGGCGCCAACGCGGTCGGTTATACCTCCTACCCCGACAACCTGGTGGAGAAGTTCATCGAAAAAAGCTGGGAGAACGGCGTCGACGTCTTCCGCATCTTCGATTCGCTGAACTGGATCAAGAGCATGGAAGTAAGCATCCGGGCTGTTCGCGAACGCACCGGCGGACTGGCGGAAGCCTGTATCTGTTACACCGGCGATCTGCTGGACCCGAAGCGCAGCAAATACAACCTGCACTACTACCTCGACATGGCGCGGCGACTGGAAGATGCCGGCGCGCACGTACTCGGCATCAAGGACATGGCCGGTTTGCTGAAGCCGTACGCGGCGGAAGTGCTGGTGAAAGAACTCCGCAAAGCGGTCAGTCTGCCGATTCATTTGCATACACACGACACCTCGGGCATTCAGTCGGCGACCCTGCTGAAGGCGATCGAATCGGGCGTACACGTGGTGGACGTCGCCCTGGCGTCGCTTTCCGGGCTAACCTCCCAGCCCAACTTCAACGTACTGGCCGAAGCCCTGCGCAATACGCCACACGCGACCAATTTCAACATCGACTCCCTCAATGCCTTCTCCAACTATTGGGAGACGGTCCGTGAATATTACTATCCTTTCGAATCAGGCCTGATGGCCGGAACGGCCGAAGTGTACAAGCACGAGATTCCAGGAGGCCAGTACTCCAACCTGAAGCCGCAAGCCATCTCGCTCGGCCTGGCCGATCGGATGGATGATATCAAGAAAGCCTACGAAGAAGTGAACCTCTTGTTCGGGGACATTGTGAAGGTCACGCCTTCCTCGAAGGTGGTGGGCGATCTCGCCATGTTCATGGTCACGAACAAGCTGACCAAAGAAGACCTGTTCACCCGTGGTGAAACGCTTTCGTTCCCCGAATCGGTGAAAGGCATGTTGCGCGGCGACCTTGGTCAGCCCGACGGCGGCTGGCCGAAGGAACTGCAACGGATCGTCCTGAAAGACGAGCAGCCGTACACCGACCTTCCGAATGCCCACCTCCCGCCGGTGGATTTTGAAAAGGAATTCGAGACCTTCCAGAAGCAGTACGACAACTACCAGGGATTCTCAGACTTCCTGTCCTGGAAATTCTATCCGAAAGTATTCGACGAGTATTACCGCTTCCGGAAGCAGTACGGCGACGTGAGTTCGCTGCCGACGGTGAACTTCTTCTACGGCATGAAACCGAACGAAGAGATCCTGGTCGACATCGGCACGGGAAAAACGTTGCTCATCCGTTTGCTCTATGTAGCAGCCGAAACCGACGACAACGGCAACCGCGCCGTGTTCTTCCGGTTGAACGGACAGACGCGCAGTGTGGAAGTAAAGGACCGCAAGGCGCAGGTGAAGAAAGTCACGAATCCCAAAGCGAGCGGAGCCGACCAGATCGGCGCACCCTTGCAGGGACGGCTTTCGAAAGTCTTCGTCAAGGGCGGTGAAGCGGTGAAGAAGAACACGCCGCTCTTCACCATCGAAGCCATGAAAATGGAAACCACCATCACCGCTCCCCGCGACCTGACCGTCAAGCAAGTCAGCCTCTCGGAAGGCTCCATGGTGGAGACGGATGATTTGGTGGTGTCGGTGGGTTAA